Genomic segment of Streptomyces longhuiensis:
CCGTAGTAGCCGTTGCCCGTGTTGATCGACCAGTTGCCGCCGGCCTCGCACTGTGCGACCGCGTCCCACTCGGAGGCGGTGGCGGCGGAAGCGCCGGTGGCACCCATCAGCGGAACGGCGACAGCGGCACCGGCGACACCGGCGAGCGTGGCGACACGGACGGCCTTGGACGGGCGGCGGTGCTTGCCCTTGCTGGAAAACAGCATCGAGAGATCCCCTCACCGACGCCTACGAGGTGAGCTGTCGGGTTCGGGCCGGATGAGTGCCCGGTCGCACGTCCTGCGTGCGACTTCACCCCAAGCCGGTCGGTCGGCCGTCTCTCGACGGCCGGGGCCGGCACTTACCTTGGGTCCCCCGCTCCTGCCTACGGCGCTTACGCGACGACTGTTCCCGTACGGAAGTTGGCAGGATTCGGCGTGACATCCGACGGGGCCCGCTGTGGCGAGCGGTGATGACCGTAAGCAGCGGATCGCCCTGATTTCAAAGACGATCAGGGCCTTTGAGACCCATCTCTCACTCTCGCCAAAGCGGACATTAAGCCCGAACTGCCTCTACTTTTCGCCCGATTCGAGTCCTAGATCCAGACTCTGACCAGGAAGGATGAGGTCGGGGTCGGTGCCGACCGTCTTCTTGTTCTCGGCGTACAGAGCGGCCCATCCACCGTCCACGTCATGGGTGTCGGCGATGTCCCAGAGGTTGTCGCCGGCGCGCACGGTATAGGCGCCTTCGTCCGTATTCGCGCCCTTACGGCCGCTTTCGCCGCCGCGTGAGGCGTGGCGGCCCGAGCTGTCGTCGGCGCGCGAGGAGCCCGCGGCGTCGTCCTCGGCGGCGTCGCCGCGATGGCGGCCGGAAGCGGGCGCGGTGGCGGCGTCCGCGTCGCCGGAGGCCTCCGACGACGGCGTGCCGGAGGTCGAAGTCGAGTCATCCTGACCGGACTTGTCACTCTTGACGTCATCCACGGTGTTACCTGCGGTATCACCCGACTTGTCGTGATTCTTCTCTCGGGAGTCGCCCTTCGCGCCCGAGGAGGCGGAGTCCGCCGGCTCGTCGCTCGCGTCGTCCTTCGCGGTGTCGCCCTTCGCCGCGTCGTCGCCGCCGGAGTCACCGGCGGACGCGGACGGGGTCGGCAGGGCCGCCCCGGGGTCGACGTCGGCCGCGGCGTCGTCCGCCGTGAGGCCCGAGGTGACCGAGCAGACCGGCCATGCCCGCGGGCCCTGGTCGTCGAGGACCTTCTCGGCGACGGCTATCTGCTGCGAGCGGCTGGCCTGGTCGGCGCGCGGCGCGAAGTCGAGGCCGCCGTAGTTCTCCCAGGTCTCCTGCGAGAACTGGAGCCCGCCGTAATAGCCGTTGCCCGGATCGGCGCTCCAGGAGCCGCCGCTCTCGCACTCGGCGAGCTTGTCCCACGTCGCCGTCGACGCGGCGCTCGCGCTGGTCGCGCCGAGCAGGGGGATCGCGATGGCGGAGCCGGCCACTCCCGCGGCGACGATGAGCGCGGGAGCCTGGCGGGGGCGACGGTGACGACCGTTCCCGGTGAGCATGGATGCGCCTTTCGGGGGCTCGGGGAATGCTGCGGCGGGTGGTGCCGCGATGACTGGTGAACGTAGCGGGAGTCGAACGCTTGTCACAAGTCGATGCAGCCGAGATCACGTGAAAGTCACAGTCTTGACGGAACGTCAGTTACGGGGCTCGGTCCGAACCCTCCTGATGCGGCGTGAACTCGACCGGAAGCGTGCGCAATCCCCGCATGATGAGCCCGCCGCGCCAGCGCAAATCGGTAGGTTCTCCCGCGAGTCGCAGGTCCGGAAGGCGCGTCAGAAGCGTGGCGAGGGCGGTCTGTCCTTCCAGCCGCGCGAGAGGGGCGCCGAGGCAGTAGTGGATGCCGTGCCCGTATCCGAGGTGCTGATTGTCACGCCGGGAGAGGTCGAGGGTGTCGGGCTCGTCGAAGCGCGCCGGGTCACGGTCGGCGGCGGCGAGCACCACGAGGACGGGGTCGCCGACGGCGATGTCCTGCCCGCCGACGGTCAGCGGCTCGGTCGCGAAGCGCCAGGTGGCGAGCTCCACCGGGCCGTCGTAGCGCAGGAGTTCCTCGATTCCGGTCTCCAGGAGGCCGGGTTCGGCGGCATCGGGGGCCAGCGACCGCTGGAGCCGCTCGCGCTGCTCGGGGTGGGTGAGCAGGGCGTATGTGCCGTTGCCGATGAGGTTGATGGTGGTTTCGAAACCGGCGAACAGGAGGATGAAGGCCATCGCCGCGGCCTCGTTCTCGGTGAGGTGCTCACCGTGGTCGGAGGCACGGATGAGGCCGGAGATCAGGTCGTCTCCGGGCTCGTCCCGCTTGCGGTGGATGAGCTCGACGAGGTAGTTCCGGATCTTCTTCACGGCGCGGGCGACCCCGCCGCGCGGGCCCTTGCCGTGGCGGATCATCATGCCCGCCCAGTCCCGCAGGTCGTCCTGGTCCTCGCGCGGGACGCCCAGCAGGTCACAGATCGCGTAGATGGGGAGCGGGAAGGCGAAGTCGTGGATGAGGTCCGCCTCGCCCTTGGCGGCGAACTCGTCGATGAGCCGGTCGGTCAACTCCTGCACACGGGGGGCGAATTCGGCCACCCGGCGGGGGGTGAACGCCTTCGAGACGAGGCGGCGCAGGCGCGTGTGGTCCGGCGGGTCGATGTTGAGCAGATGCGTCATCAGCTCGGCCTTGCGCTCGCCCGGGATGCCGGTCTTGCCCTTGGCGTGGGCGGGCTCGTCGTGGTGTGCCGGGTTCTTGGACAGGCGCTGGTCGGCCAGCGCCTGCTTCGCGTCCGCGTAGCGCGTGACCAGCCAGGCCTCGACACCGCTGGGGAGCGTCGTGCGGTGAACGGGCGACTGCTCGCGCAGCCAGGCGTA
This window contains:
- a CDS encoding cytochrome P450 family protein, producing the protein MTEKPAQRTAPELFTWEFATDPYPAYAWLREQSPVHRTTLPSGVEAWLVTRYADAKQALADQRLSKNPAHHDEPAHAKGKTGIPGERKAELMTHLLNIDPPDHTRLRRLVSKAFTPRRVAEFAPRVQELTDRLIDEFAAKGEADLIHDFAFPLPIYAICDLLGVPREDQDDLRDWAGMMIRHGKGPRGGVARAVKKIRNYLVELIHRKRDEPGDDLISGLIRASDHGEHLTENEAAAMAFILLFAGFETTINLIGNGTYALLTHPEQRERLQRSLAPDAAEPGLLETGIEELLRYDGPVELATWRFATEPLTVGGQDIAVGDPVLVVLAAADRDPARFDEPDTLDLSRRDNQHLGYGHGIHYCLGAPLARLEGQTALATLLTRLPDLRLAGEPTDLRWRGGLIMRGLRTLPVEFTPHQEGSDRAP
- a CDS encoding transglycosylase family protein translates to MLTGNGRHRRPRQAPALIVAAGVAGSAIAIPLLGATSASAASTATWDKLAECESGGSWSADPGNGYYGGLQFSQETWENYGGLDFAPRADQASRSQQIAVAEKVLDDQGPRAWPVCSVTSGLTADDAAADVDPGAALPTPSASAGDSGGDDAAKGDTAKDDASDEPADSASSGAKGDSREKNHDKSGDTAGNTVDDVKSDKSGQDDSTSTSGTPSSEASGDADAATAPASGRHRGDAAEDDAAGSSRADDSSGRHASRGGESGRKGANTDEGAYTVRAGDNLWDIADTHDVDGGWAALYAENKKTVGTDPDLILPGQSLDLGLESGEK